A segment of the Capra hircus breed San Clemente chromosome 19, ASM170441v1, whole genome shotgun sequence genome:
ATCACAGCATCTCTGCTCGCAGCATCAGAATGGAATGTACGGCCTGCACCAGGATGTCCACCACTTCAATTCCTTCGACCGGGTGCAGAGCCTGCCACTGCTGCTGGGCCGAGCTGGCATTCACACAGGTGAGGGGCTTcatgtggccccaggggcaagaGAGCAACTTCCCATCCTGCCCCAGAGATCCTGACTGGGCTATGTATAGGCACATGAGAACAAGGGCTCTGCTGCCCTCCTGGAGGCCATACAAGACACAGGGTCTGGGGAGTAGAGAAGGGGGCAGAAGGGAATGAGAGACCAAAGGGGCTCTGAACAGTCCTGTCTCCCCGGCTGCAGGCATCATTGGGAAGAAGCACGTGGGGCCGGAGATGGTGTATCCATTTGACTTTGCGTACACGGAGGAGAATGGCTCTGTCCTCCAGGTCGGGCGGAACATCACTAGAATTAAACTGCTGGTCCGGAAATTCCTGCAGACGCGGGGTGACAGGTGCGCAGGGAGTCCCGCCCCCTAGCCAGACCTCTGGGCAGTTAATACTAGATGCGGCTCCCAGAATGTTTGGTTGGGATTCTTGGAGTCCTCAGACAGCTGGGCTGTGGGTGGGGGAGAAGATTCCAGATACTCAAGTTGATCTGGTCAGAGGAAGAGGAGACATGGGGAACCTGAGGTGGCATGGATCACAGGTAATTAGTTGTAGGGGAGTAGGCAAAGCTGAGGGGTGTTCCATCCTGAAGGATGAGGCTCCCCAGGGTAGAAGTAGGGTGATGGGTCAACCATCTGACCTTGACCTCAACGCTCAAGCCCATCTCTCCACCTGCAGGCCTTTTTTCCTCTATGTTGCCTTCCATGACCCCCACCGCTGCGGGCACGCCCAGCCACAGTACGGGGCATTCTGTGAGAAGTTTGGCAATGGGGAGAGTGGCATGGGGCGGATTCCAGACTGGACCCCTCAGACCTACAACCCAAAGGATGTGCAGGTAGGAGGGCCCCTCTCCACGTTTCCAAGAACTGCCTTTCTTCTTCCACTTTGTAAATCGGGGAACCTGTGCCCCTCCGGTGGGTTTGCAGCCCTGGCGCCACGTGTATAAGAAGAGATTCTCTGACTCATTAGAGCCAGGTCCCCATCCATGGGatggcagagaaaagggaaaagacaTGGATGATGTCCCCAGAAGCATGGATCTTCTGGATTAATCCATTCAGGAAGGAAGATGATTTCGGGTCCTGGGAGCAGGGCTGGCACCTGTCTCTCCCACCCCAATTTGAGGACTGAccactctgtctcctccctcaaCCCATCTGTTCTAACCTTGACTCCCCACCCACCTGCCCCATCCCAGGTGCCTTACTTCGTCCCTGACACCCCAGCTGCCCGAGCTGACCTGGCCGCTCAGTACACCACCGTTGGCCGGATGGACCAAGGTGGGTTCAGGGAGCCCAGGCGATGGGATAGGGCACATCTCAGGCCCCCGTCATAGACCAGAAGCCAGAAGTCACAATGTTGCGGGGTTGTGTTTCCTTAGGGGCCTCTGAGGGAGAGCTCTTGCCTCCTCCAGCTTCCTGTGGCCCCAGGTGTTCCTCGGCTTGTGGCGGCTTCACTCtgatctctgcctctgtcatcaTGTCTTCCTCCCGTCTTCTTAGTCCTTGTCCCTTCTCTTTGTATAAAGACACTCATCACTTGATTTAAGGACAGCTTAGGTACTTTAGGATTATGTCATCTCGAGATCCTTGACTTAGGATCTGCTGGGCAGGAGGCCTGGCTGGTGGGAAGGAAGGCAGGGGTGACTGAAGGAATTGATGGTGCAGGGCCTGATGAAGAAATGCGGGAGTGCGCACACATTCCCTTGACTGCGCGTCTGTGTCTGAGCTCTGCTCTCCCCTCCACACCCTGCAGGGATTGGACTCGTGCTCCAGGAGCTGCGTGGAGCAGGCGTCCTGAATGACACCCTGGTCATCTTCACGTCTGACAATGGGATCCCCTTCCCCAGCGGCAGGACCAACCTGTACTGGCCAGGCACTGCAGAGCCCATGCTGGTATCGTCCCCAGAGCATCCAAAACGCTGGGGCCAGGTCAGTGAGGCCTACGTGAGCCTCTTAGGTAAGACTCTGCATCCCATACAGCAGGGATGGGGTGgctgtgggggtgggagaggaagtGAATGTTTAGTGGGACCACAATGTCCAGATGTTGCTCCTTACCCACTACCTTATGTGGTTGCCACTCCAATGAGAAAGGGGTGGTCACCCCCATTCTACAGTTGCAAAAATGAGACTCAGAGGCGTAAAGTAagaagcccaaggtcacacagcttgtaagcACCAAACTTGGATTCTAGCTTGGGTCTTACTGCCTTCACGCCTGTCATTTTTCCACTGGACCTTTGGGGAGCATCAGTCATGTGGAGCACTTGCTAGGATCCAAATATCCCACTGCATAgagtctgattcagtaggtctgggatggtgtccaagaatttgcatttctgataAGTTTCCAGGTGTTTCTGATGTGCCTTGAACCCACTTTGAGGGGTCAGGGCAGTAGCATTCTTGGGCCCCCATGGCTCAGGGCTCATATCTTCCTTTGGCTCCAAGGTCAGGGAGTGTTAGGGCTGCAACACAGAGCAGGAATAGTTCCCTAGGGGCCTTCCTCAAGGATTTTAGAATTCTGGGTATCACCGAATTGGGGCCTCCTGTTATATTGAAGGCATCATAGCCTGGAGGGTGATGCAGCAGCAACGGGTTGACCCATAGCAGCTTCTCCCTGTTGGTGACTTGATGTGCGAGGCGGCCCACCAGCTTCCAGAGAGGATTGGATTCACCCTTTCCAGGGGGCTGGACCTAGTGCCCTGGTGGGCCCGCCCTGCTGAGATGCCATCTCCTTTCCAGATCTCACACCCACCATCTTGGATTGGTTCTCCATCCCCTATCCTAGCTATGCCATCTTTGGCACAAAGACTGTCCAGCTCACTGGGCGGTCCCTCCTCCCAGTGCTGGAGGCAGAACCCCTCTGGACCACGGTCTTCGGCAGCCAGAGCTACCACGAGGTCACCATGTCCTACCCCATGCGCTCCGTGCACCACCAGAACTTCCACCTGGTGCACAACCTCCACTTCAAGATGCCCTTCCCCATCGACCAGGACTTCTACGTCTCACCGACCTTTCAGGACCTGCTGAATCGCACCACAGCTGGCCAGCCCACCGGCTGGTATAAGGATCTGCATCACTACTACTACCGGGAGCGCTGGGAGCTCTATGACAGGAGCCAGGACCCCCACGAGACCCACAACCTGGCTGCTGACCCCCGCTACGCCCAGATTCTGGAACTGCTGCAGACCCAGCTGGTCAAGTGGCAGTGGGAGACCCATGACCCCTGGGTGTGTGCTCCAGATGGGGTGCTGGAGGAGAAGCTGGCTCCCCAGTGCCGGCCACTCCACAACGAACTGTGAGGCCCTTCTCGCCCCCATAGTAGGGGGCCCGCTGTCCTGAGTCTGAGCTGTGTCTTGGCACATGAATTCCTGGGGGGTACCCAAGATGCTGCAGGATCCCCAGCCTGTGACACGTGAGGATGGTCTGGGGACCTGCAGGGAAAAAAGGGGTTGGGACACGGGGCTTAAGACCCTCTTGGTTCTTTGGAAACCACAGACGTTCTTGTGCCCCTCACCTGAGAGGAGATGGGTTTCCATGTGCCATGAGGGTGGGCAGTGGGTGCAGACCACACTCAGTGTGGGGACAGCATCTGTCAATCCTGGTCTGGACAGGGAGCCTCTGAAGGACCTTTGGGTTTTCTTCTCCCTTCACTTTGCCCATAGTCAGGCTCCCAACCCCTGGGCTGGGTTTCCGTGAGACTGTTGATTCTTGGCAGGCTCCTTGAGTGATGGGTTTCATCCTGGGGTCTGTATGGGAAGAGCTTACCCTTCTTTTTGAGAGGGTCCCAGGATGAAGATGCCACTGCTGAAGGCATGAAACTGCCCCATTCACTGGGTAAATCCTGGATGAACACAAGTCTGTAGCACAGACAGCACTCGGGGTGCTTCAGACCTTCCCTGCCTCCGCCCACCTCGGAGCAGAAGCTCTGCCTGGGAAGGTCCAGAAAAGGGGCATTCTCTCAAGTGCATGGGCTCCTgtcaccctccccacccctatCATCTCCATCCTGCGGAACATGGGAGGGAAGCCATAGGcctgagcattttttaaaagtttttattttagtaaaatatatcaaagttcattttctgaatttgttCATGACACGGGCCATCCGCAAGGCCTCTACTCTGTCCACACGACCTTCCTTTGCTCATCCGTGATGGCCAGGCGGATGCAGCCGAGCAGGGCATCCAGGTCACTCCAGCTTTCGGGGGCCAGGCTGCTATATAGGCAGGGCACTTTATCCAGCTCAGCCTCCTCTTGCCTGGCAGCCTCCAGGAGCTGGTCCTCTGCGGTACCTAGCCGCTGCAGAGCCTTCCTGCCAGGGCCGGAGATGGGAGGGTGGCTTAGGGAGAGTCTTGCACCTGTCTCCCAGCACAGAGCCCCGGAAATCAGCTGCAGGCTTGGAATTCTAGGGGCCTAGATGGACTGATGATACAACAGCTGTCTAGACGCCCTAGACATGGGTGGCCTGATTCGAGGTAACCCAACGCCTCATGAAGAAAATACAACTGGGGCCCTAGATGATGTTGCACTAACAGAAGGTGGTCTGGTTTACAGCTTCAGTTCTCAAATTGTAAAGGGAGCAGCAGGACGTCTGGGTTTGTTTGTCCCGGTCATGAACCAAGTAGTGTTTTTCAGTCTCTGTCCTCACCTAACATGATTGGACTGTTAACTGTACCCCAGGAAACATGTGGCCTTAGCCAAGGTCTGGCTCTAGGGTCTCACCTTACTGTCCTCTGGGTTACTCCTGGGGGCTGGCTGCAGGACCTTTGTCCTGGATGTTGTGGGGGAACTCCCCTGTGACACTCAGGGGCTGGCACAGGGCGATATCCTGGAAACCCTGACACAGGCTCCGGACATGTTCACCATGGGCCTCATGGGGAGTTCCAGCACCCGTTCAAACCCCACCACCAGCCCCCAGGGGTGCACCTACTTGAATTTCTTTGCCACCTTCTCACTGATGGAGACATGGATAATGATGGGGAAGATCTCCATCCTGTGCAGGACACAGACACTGTCCAGCTGGATGTCCAGGAGGGCGTGGGTGTTCTGGGGGGCGTGGGGAGAGAAGTGAGCCTCAGCCTCAGAGTACATGAGGGGAGCCCACACTCAGGGGAAACATGGAGAGAAGCGTACAGGCAGGACTGAAGTTTGCAaaggagatggggaaagaatttgggGATGCCCCTTTGTACATGAGCGTGCTTGCGGTACAGTTTTAAAAGTTTCCATCCatttggcttttcacctctcatCTAGAAATCAGAGGCCACTGGGATTGCGGGAGGCTTTGTGTGGAGCTCAAACCCTAGGAGTCGGTGGCTCCATCAGCCTCTTTGGGGGTTAGAAGGAGACGGGGCCATTGTGTCTCTGGCTCACAGCTGTTCTTAATTGCTTTGTATCAACAGAAAATTTTATCATTCTcagattttcatatatttgtctGAACCTTAAAACATGGagtgttatctccattttattcattcatttaacaaatgtttattaaacatCTCCTGTGTCAAGGAAACAGATTCAGGGAATTTAAgtcttgctcaag
Coding sequences within it:
- the SGSH gene encoding N-sulphoglucosamine sulphohydrolase; its protein translation is MRSSGQVCWVLLISVGLCCVHRARPRNVLLILADDGGFESGAYNNSAISTPHLDALARRSLVFRNAFTSVSSCSPSRASLLTGLPQHQNGMYGLHQDVHHFNSFDRVQSLPLLLGRAGIHTGIIGKKHVGPEMVYPFDFAYTEENGSVLQVGRNITRIKLLVRKFLQTRGDRPFFLYVAFHDPHRCGHAQPQYGAFCEKFGNGESGMGRIPDWTPQTYNPKDVQVPYFVPDTPAARADLAAQYTTVGRMDQGIGLVLQELRGAGVLNDTLVIFTSDNGIPFPSGRTNLYWPGTAEPMLVSSPEHPKRWGQVSEAYVSLLDLTPTILDWFSIPYPSYAIFGTKTVQLTGRSLLPVLEAEPLWTTVFGSQSYHEVTMSYPMRSVHHQNFHLVHNLHFKMPFPIDQDFYVSPTFQDLLNRTTAGQPTGWYKDLHHYYYRERWELYDRSQDPHETHNLAADPRYAQILELLQTQLVKWQWETHDPWVCAPDGVLEEKLAPQCRPLHNEL